From a single bacterium genomic region:
- a CDS encoding DUF1858 domain-containing protein gives MNENKTLISKDSSIEEVITRFPDTVEVFVRFGMPCFVCGEPAWGTVAELMKRYNIEDPEKVLQALNEAAQNRSQD, from the coding sequence ATGAACGAAAACAAAACTTTGATATCAAAAGACTCAAGCATTGAAGAGGTAATAACCCGCTTTCCGGATACGGTGGAGGTGTTTGTAAGATTCGGTATGCCGTGCTTCGTGTGCGGCGAGCCTGCATGGGGAACAGTGGCTGAGTTAATGAAGCGATATAACATTGAGGACCCTGAAAAAGTGCTGCAAGCCCTTAACGAGGCGGCCCAAAATCGCAGTCAGGATTAA